Within the Pseudomonas orientalis genome, the region CCTGCGCGATCATTGCCCACCAGGGTCATCACAATCGATTTGGAGGCCGATGCCTGGCCGGAACTGCCCTCGCCCACCAGCACGCGAATGCCGTGGGTGGATAAATCCTCCAGCGCCCCCACCAGTTCCTGACGGTTCTCTGCAGGAACGCTGACGCGCAGAATCCCGGCAAACTGCCCGGCCATATGGGCCATGCGGCTTTCCAGCCAGTTGCCACCCTGGGCGGCGATGGTGTGCGCGATGCGTTCAACCAGGCCGGGTTTGTCGGCGGCAATAATTGTGAGTACAAGATGATCCATGGGGAAATACCTCGGGTGCGATTCCTGTAGGAGCGAGCTTGTTCGCGAAGGTCATCAACGATAACGCGAAAAAACTGAAATCAGCGGT harbors:
- a CDS encoding glycine cleavage system protein R, with the protein product MDHLVLTIIAADKPGLVERIAHTIAAQGGNWLESRMAHMAGQFAGILRVSVPAENRQELVGALEDLSTHGIRVLVGEGSSGQASASKSIVMTLVGNDRAGIVREITALLSKQGVNLERLSTDVRPAPMSGDPLFNAEALLQVPSSLSLEALQASLETLADDLMVELRNDE